The following are from one region of the Magallana gigas chromosome 6, xbMagGiga1.1, whole genome shotgun sequence genome:
- the LOC105347926 gene encoding uncharacterized protein, with amino-acid sequence MAPTQSRRSYTAGFKLEVIAFAEQNGGNMAAERKFGVTEKVIRGWRKQKDALQRTKKSRKSFRGRAAKKTLIPEGNLEKFVVVKRKAARRGVDIVYDFQSTEAPKKEIEWNVQSEVLEREPNCGFQHAETQEMEPIRVLQSLNSLERRPDYDFQSTEVKEREPIRDLQTAVSLKKEPKWDYQSTEVQETENNSHAVFQSVERHNTLNNQVGNIGTKMSTKKSRKSYTAGFKLAVIAFAEKNGGNMAAERKFGVGEKVIRGWRKQKLALQQTRKSKKAFRGLAAQWPDLEDKLEEYVKEQRAASRDLSTLKIRLKAKEMAKEMQINNFEGCKSWCFRFLRRKNIVLRQCKNHSKEKDVFSLQTNSSSESFQESEAKRHELDGNLENFVVVKTEAASCYIDTVQEFQSAEAPKLEPDWEVRLAEEPEMEPNCDIQSTEAQKMEPVLDLQLNDSLERDPMNCDLQSAEALKREPDSDRDVQLMKASKMEPNYVVESTERQKLEPVLDLPSNDLLERDNNCEFQNAETAGRVRVWDLQSFDSSESEINCGFQSFVTEAPQCESTRDTLTAVELKIEPNRDFCFTKKQKRTPNSQVGNKDQITSTTKTRKSYTAGFKLEVIAFAEKNGGNRAAERKFGVGEKAIRDWRKQKLALQQTRKSKKAFRGLAAQWPDLEDKLEEYVKEQRAASRDLSAIKIRLKAKEMAKEMQIHNFEGNASWCFRFLRRKNIVLRQCKNHAKEKDVFSQQTNSLCESFQGSEAKSQELDGNLENFVVVKTEITSSYIDTVQEFQSAEAPKMEPDWEVRLAEEPEMEPNCDIQSTEAQKIGPVLDLQFNDSLERDPMNCDLQSAEALNREPDSDRDVQLMKASKMEIFQLVEAPKMEPDWEVRLAEEPEMGPNCDIQSTEAQKIGPVLDLQFNDSLERDPMNCDLQSAEALNREPDSDRDVQLMKASKMEIFQLVEAPKMEPDWEVRLAEEPEMEPNCDIQSTEAQKIGPVLDLQLNDSLERDPMNCDLQSAEALKREPDSVRDVQLMKASKMEPNYDVESTERQKLEPVLDLQSNDLLERDNNCEFQNAEAPGRVRVWDLQSFDSSESEINCGFQSFVTEAPQCESTRDTLTAVELKIEPNRDFCFTKKQKRTPNSQVGNKDQITSTTKTRKSYTAGFKLEVIAFAEKNGGNRAAERKFGVGEKAIRDWRKQKTALQRTRKSKKAFRGLAAQWPDLEDKLEEYVKEQRAASRDLSAIKIRLKAKEMAKEMQIHNFEGNASWCFRFLRRKNIVLRQCKNHAKEKDVFSQQTNSLCESFQGSEAKSQELDGNLENFVVVKTEAASSYIDTVQEFQSAEAPKLEPDWEVRLAEEPEMEPNCDIQSTEAQKMEPVLDLQLNDSLERDPMNCDLQSAEALKREPDSDRDVQLMKASKMEPNYVVESTERQKLEPVLDLPSNDLLERDNNCEFQNAETAGRVRVWDLQSFDSSESEINCGFQSFVTEAPECESTRVTLTAVEPEIEPNRDFHSTKKQKRTPNSQVENIDQLTSTTKTRRSYTAGFKLGVIAFAEENGGNMAAERKFGVCEKNIRDWRKQKTALQQTKKSKKSFRGHAAQWPDLEDKLEEYVKEQRAASRDLSAIKIRLKAREMSKEMQMNNFEGCKSWFSRFMRRKNIVLRQCRNHSKNLSVQSIELAESEPICDFLSAVPEAPQRETTRDLQVAVLPGKELHRDFQSTEEQKRNHNIQVGNKDTKTLFIKPRKSYTAGFKLEVIAFAEKNGGNMAAEKKFGVCEKNIRDWRKQKLALQQTKKSKKSFRGHAVKWPDLENKLEEYVKEQRAASRDLSAIKIRLKAREMAKEMQIRNFEGNASWCLRFLRRKNIVLIQCKNHAKEKDVCSQQTNSSCESFQGSEAKSQELDGNLEKFVVVKTEATNSYIDTVQEFQSAEEPKMEPDWEVRLAEEPEMEPNCDIQSTEAQKMVPVLDLQLNDSLERGPMNCDLQSAGALEREPDSDRDVQLMKASKMEPNYVVESTERQKLEPVLDLQSNDSLENDNNCEFQNAETPGRVRVWDLQSFDTADSEINCGFQSFVTEAPQCESTRDTLTAVEPEIEPNRDFHSTEKQKRTPNSQVENIDQLTSTTKTRRSYTAGFKLEVIAFAEKNGGNMAAERKFGVGEKVIRGWRKQKLALQQTKKSKKSFRGHAAQWPDLEDKLEEYVKEQRAASRDLSAIKIRLKAREMAKEMQIHNFEGNVSWCFRFMKRKNIVLRQRKNHSKDLSGQSIELAESEPICDFLSAVPEEPQRETTRDLQVAVLPGKELNMDFQSTEEQKRTRNNQVGNKDIKTETLKPRKSYTAGFKLEVIAFAEENGGNMAAEKKFGVSKKNIRGWRKQKLALQQAKKSKKSFNGHAVQWPDLEDKLEKYIMEQRAAKRHLNGVKIRLKAREMAREMGIHDFEGTASWCFRFMKRKNIVLRQLKNHSKDLSGQSIELAENEPICDFLSAVPEEPQRENTRDLQVAVLPGKELNRDFQSTEEQKRTRNNQVGNKDIKTETLKPRKSYTAGFKLEVIAFAEENGGNMAAEKKFGVSEKNIRGWRKQKLALQQAEKSKKSFRGHAAQWPDLEDKLEKYIMEQRAAKRHLNGVKIRLKAREMAREMGIHDFEGTASWCFRFMKRKNIVLRHCKFTSKDLEVSP; translated from the coding sequence ATGGCACCCACCCAATCCCGCCGATCTTACACTGCTGGTTTTAAACTAGAGGTAATAGCCTTTGCTGAACAAAATGGGGGTAACATGGCAGCGGAGAGAAAATTTGGCGTGACCGAGAAAGTTATCAGAGGCTGGAGAAAACAGAAAGATGCATTACAGCGGACGAAAAAATCACGGAAATCGTTTCGAGGGCGTGCAGCTAAAAAGACATTAATACCGGAGGGAAACTTGGAAAAATTTGTTGTGGTAAAGAGAAAAGCAGCCAGAAGAGGCGTTGACATTGTGTATGATTTTCAATCCACTGAGGCTCCAAAAAAGGAGATTGAGTGGAATGTTCAATCAGAAGTACTGGAGAGGGAACCTAACTGTGGTTTTCAACATGCTGAAACTCAAGAAATGGAGCCCATTAGGGTTTTACAATCTCTTAACTCATTGGAAAGGCGTCCGGACTATGATTTTCAATCCACTGAGGTAAAGGAGAGAGAGCCTATCAGGGATTTACAAACTGCTGTCTCACTGAAAAAGGAACCTAAATGGGACTACCAATCCACTGAGGTACAAGAAACAGAAAATAATTCACATGCAGTTTTTCAATCTGTGGAAAGACATAATACACTTAACAATCAAGTTGGAAATATAGGTACAAAAATGTCAACCAAAAAGTCCCGGAAATCTTACACTGCTGGATTTAAGTTAGCAGTAATAGCTTTTGCAGAGAAAAATGGAGGAAATATGGCAGCAGAGAGAAAGTTTGGCGTAGGAGAAAAAGTTATCAGAGGCTGGCGTAAACAGAAATTGGCCCTTCAGCAAACCAGAAAGTCAAAGAAAGCTTTTCGCGGACTTGCAGCACAATGGCCAGACCTAGAGGACAAGCTAGAGGAATATGTCAAGGAGCAGAGAGCTGCCAGTAGGGATTTGAGTACTCTCAAAATAAGACTGAAAGCAAAAGAGATGGCAAAAGAGATGCAGATCAACAATTTTGAGGGATGTAAATCTTGGTGTTTCCGCTTCCTGAGGCGAAAGAATATTGTTCTCCGACAATGCAAGAACCATTCAAAGGAGAAAGATGTCTTTTCACTACAGACAAATAGCTCAAGCGAATCATTTCAGGAAAGTGAAGCAAAAAGGCATGAACTGGATGGAAACCTTGAGAATTTTGTGGTGGTAAAAACAGAAGCAGCCAGTTGTTACATAGACACTGTGCAGGAATTTCAATCAGCTGAAGCACCAAAATTGGAGCCTGACTGGGAAGTTCGGTTAGCAGAGGAACCAGAAATGGAGCCAAATTGTGATATTCAATCCACTGAGGCACAGAAAATGGAACCTGTTTTGGATTTACAATTAAATGACTCATTGGAAAGGGATCCTATGAACTGTGATTTACAATCAGCGGAGGCACTGAAAAGGGAGCCAGATTCAGACCGGGATGTTCAATTAATGAAGGCATCAAAAATGGAGCCAAATTATGTTGtcgaatcaactgagagacaGAAATTGGAACCTGTTTTGGATTTACCATCAAATGACTTATTGGAAAGGGATAACAACTGTGAATTTCAAAATGCTGAGACAGCAGGAAGGGTGCGTGTTTGGGATTTACAATCATTTGACTCGTCAGAAAGTGAGATTAACTGTGGTTTTCAATCCTTTGTCACTGAGGCACCACAATGTGAGTCTACTAGGGATACTCTAACTGCTGTTGAGCTAAAAATAGAGCCAAACAGGGATTTTTGTTTCACCAAAAAACAGAAAAGAACTCCTAACAGTCAAGTTGGAAATAAAGACCAAATAACTTCAACTACGAAGACACGCAAGTCTTACACTGCTGGATTTAAGTTAGAAGTAATAGCTTTTGCGGAAAAAAATGGAGGAAATAGGGCAGCTGAAAGAAAGTTTGGTGTGGGTGAGAAAGCCATCAGAGACTGGCGTAAACAGAAATTGGCCCTTCAGCAAACCAGAAAGTCAAAGAAAGCTTTTCGCGGACTTGCAGCACAGTGGCCAGACCTAGAGGACAAGCTAGAAGAATATGTCAAGGAGCAGAGAGCTGCCAGTAGGGATTTGAGTGCTATCAAAATAAGACTAAAAGCAAAAGAGATGGCAAAAGAGATGCAGATCCACAATTTTGAGGGAAATGCATCTTGGTGTTTCCGCTTCCTGAGGCGAAAGAATATTGTTCTCCGACAATGCAAGAACCATGCAAAGGAGAAAGATGTCTTTTCACAGCAGACAAATAGCTTATGTGAATCATTTCAAGGAAGTGAAGCAAAAAGCCAAGAACTGGATGGAAACCTTGAGAATTTTGTGGTGGTAAAAACAGAAATAACCAGTAGTTACATAGACACTGTGCAGGAATTTCAATCAGCTGAAGCACCAAAAATGGAGCCTGACTGGGAAGTTCGGTTAGCAGAGGAACCAGAAATGGAGCCAAATTGTGATATTCAATCCACTGAAGCACAGAAAATAGGACCTGTTTTGGATTTACAATTTAATGACTCATTGGAAAGGGATCCTATGAACTGTGATTTACAATCAGCGGAGGCACTGAATAGGGAGCCAGATTCAGACCGGGATGTTCAATTAATGAAGGCAtcaaaaatggaaatatttcaattagttgAAGCACCAAAAATGGAGCCTGACTGGGAAGTTCGGTTAGCAGAGGAACCAGAAATGGGGCCAAATTGTGATATTCAATCCACTGAAGCACAGAAAATAGGACCTGTTTTGGATTTACAATTTAATGACTCATTGGAAAGGGATCCTATGAACTGTGATTTACAATCAGCGGAGGCACTGAATAGGGAGCCAGATTCAGACCGGGATGTTCAATTAATGAAGGCAtcaaaaatggaaatatttcaattagttgAAGCACCAAAAATGGAGCCTGACTGGGAAGTTCGGTTAGCAGAGGAACCAGAAATGGAGCCAAATTGTGATATTCAATCCACTGAAGCACAGAAAATAGGACCTGTTTTGGATTTACAATTAAATGACTCATTGGAAAGGGATCCTATGAACTGTGATTTACAATCAGCGGAGGCACTGAAAAGGGAGCCAGATTCAGTCCGGGATGTTCAATTAATGAAGGCATCAAAAATGGAGCCAAATTATGATGtcgaatcaactgagagacaGAAATTGGAACCTGTTTTGGATTTACAATCAAATGACTTATTGGAAAGGGATAACAACTGTGAATTTCAAAATGCTGAGGCACCAGGAAGGGTGCGTGTTTGGGATTTACAATCATTTGACTCGTCAGAAAGTGAGATTAACTGTGGTTTTCAATCCTTTGTCACTGAGGCACCACAATGTGAGTCTACCAGGGATACTCTAACTGCTGTTGAGCTAAAAATAGAGCCAAACAGGGATTTTTGTTTCACCAAAAAACAGAAAAGAACTCCTAACAGTCAAGTTGGAAATAAAGACCAAATAACTTCAACTACGAAGACACGCAAGTCTTACACTGCTGGATTTAAGTTAGAAGTAATAGCTTTTGCGGAAAAAAATGGAGGAAATAGGGCAGCTGAAAGAAAGTTTGGTGTGGGTGAGAAAGCCATCAGAGACTGGCGAAAACAGAAAACGGCCCTTCAGCGAACCAGAAAGTCAAAGAAAGCTTTTCGCGGACTTGCAGCACAGTGGCCAGACCTAGAGGACAAGCTAGAAGAATATGTCAAGGAGCAGAGAGCTGCCAGTAGGGATTTGAGTGCTATCAAAATAAGACTAAAAGCAAAAGAGATGGCAAAAGAGATGCAGATCCACAATTTTGAGGGAAATGCATCTTGGTGTTTCCGCTTCCTGAGGCGAAAGAATATTGTTCTCCGACAATGCAAGAACCATGCAAAGGAGAAAGATGTCTTTTCACAGCAGACAAATAGCTTATGTGAATCATTTCAAGGAAGTGAAGCAAAAAGCCAAGAACTGGATGGAAACCTTGAGAATTTTGTGGTGGTAAAAACAGAAGCAGCCAGTAGTTACATAGACACTGTGCAGGAATTTCAATCAGCTGAAGCACCAAAATTGGAGCCTGACTGGGAAGTTCGGTTAGCAGAGGAACCAGAAATGGAGCCAAATTGTGATATTCAATCCACTGAGGCACAGAAAATGGAACCTGTTTTGGATTTACAATTAAATGACTCATTGGAAAGGGATCCTATGAACTGTGATTTACAATCAGCGGAGGCACTGAAAAGGGAGCCAGATTCAGACCGGGATGTTCAATTAATGAAGGCATCAAAAATGGAGCCAAATTATGTTGtcgaatcaactgagagacaGAAATTGGAACCTGTTTTGGATTTACCATCAAATGACTTATTGGAAAGGGATAACAACTGTGAATTTCAAAATGCTGAGACAGCAGGAAGGGTGCGTGTTTGGGATTTACAATCATTTGACTCGTCAGAAAGTGAGATTAACTGTGGTTTTCAATCCTTTGTTACTGAGGCACCAGAATGTGAGTCTACCAGGGTTACTCTAACTGCTGTTGAACCAGAAATAGAGCCAAACAGGGATTTTCATTCCACCAAAAAACAGAAAAGAACTCCTAACAGTCAAGTTGAAAATATAGACCAATTAACTTCAACTACAAAGACACGCAGATCTTACACTGCTGGATTTAAGTTGGGAGTAATAGCTTTTGCGGAGGAGAATGGAGGAAACATGGCAGCAGAGAGAAAGTTTGGtgtctgtgaaaaaaatatcaggGACTGGCGAAAACAGAAAACGGCCCTTCAGCAAACCAAAAAGTCAAAGAAATCCTTCCGCGGACATGCAGCACAATGGCCAGACCTAGAGGACAAGCTAGAGGAATATGTCAAGGAGCAGAGAGCTGCCAGTAGGGATTTGAGTGCTATCAAAATAAGACTGAAAGCAAGAGAGATGTCAAAAGAGATGCAGATGAACAATTTTGAGGGATGTAAATCTTGGTTTTCACGCTTCATGAGGCGAAAGAATATTGTTCTCAGACAATGCAGAAACCATTCAAAGAATTTATCAGTACAATCAATTGAATTGGCAGAAAGTGAGCCCATCTGTGATTTTCTATCAGCTGTCCCCGAGGCACCACAAAGGGAGACTACCAGGGATTTGCAAGTTGCTGTTTTACCAGGAAAGGAGTTACATAGAGATTTCCAATCAACTGAAGAACAGAAAAGAAATCATAACATTCAAGTTGGAAATAAGGACACcaaaacattatttataaagCCACGCAAATCTTACACTGCTGGATTTAAGTTAGAAGTAATAGcttttgcagaaaaaaatggaGGAAACATGGCAGCAGAAAAAAAGTTTGGtgtctgtgaaaaaaatatcaggGACTGGCGAAAACAGAAATTGGCCCTTCAGCAAACCAAAAAGTCAAAGAAATCCTTCCGCGGACATGCAGTTAAATGGCCAGACCTAGAGAACAAGCTAGAGGAATACGTCAAGGAGCAGAGAGCTGCCAGTAGGGATTTGAGTGCTATCAAAATAAGACTGAAAGCAAGAGAGATGGCAAAAGAGATGCAGATCCGCAATTTTGAGGGAAATGCATCTTGGTGTTTACGCTTCCTGAGGCGAAAGAATATTGTTCTCATACAATGCAAGAACCATGCAAAGGAGAAAGATGTCTGTTCACAGCAGACAAATAGCTCATGTGAATCATTTCAAGGAAGTGAAGCAAAAAGCCAAGAACTGGATGGAAATCTTGAGAAATTTGTAGTGGTGAAAACAGAAGCAACCAATAGTTACATTGACACTGTGCAGGAATTTCAATCAGCTGAAGAACCAAAAATGGAGCCTGACTGGGAAGTTAGGTTAGCAGAGGAACCAGAAATGGAGCCAAATTGTGATATTCAATCCACTGAGGCACAGAAAATGGTACCTGTTTTGGATTTACAATTAAATGACTCATTGGAAAGGGGTCCTATGAACTGTGATTTACAATCAGCGGGGGCACTGGAAAGGGAGCCTGATTCAGACCGGGATGTTCAATTAATGAAGGCATCAAAAATGGAGCCAAATTATGTTGtcgaatcaactgagagacaGAAATTGGAACCTGTTTTGGATTTACAATCAAATGACTCATTGGAAAACGATAACAACTGTGAATTTCAAAATGCCGAGACACCAGGAAGGGTGCGTGTTTGGGATTTACAATCATTTGACACAGCAGACAGTGAGATTAACTGTGGTTTTCAATCCTTTGTTACTGAGGCACCACAATGTGAGTCTACCAGGGATACTCTAACTGCTGTTGAACCAGAAATAGAGCCAAACAGGGATTTTCATTCCACCGAAAAACAGAAAAGAACTCCTAACAGTCAGGTTGAAAATATAGACCAATTAACTTCAACTACAAAGACACGCAGATCTTACACTGCTGGATTTAAGTTGGAAGTAATAGCTTTTGCAGAGAAAAATGGAGGAAATATGGCAGCAGAGAGAAAGTTTGGCGTAGGAGAAAAAGTTATCAGAGGCTGGCGAAAACAGAAATTGGCCCTTCAGCAAACCAAAAAGTCAAAGAAATCCTTCCGCGGACATGCAGCACAGTGGCCAGACCTAGAGGACAAGCTAGAGGAATATGTCAAAGAGCAGAGAGCTGCCAGTAGGGATTTGAGTGCTATCAAAATAAGACTGAAAGCAAGAGAAATGGCAAAAGAGATGCAGATCCACAATTTTGAGGGAAATGTATCTTGGTGTTTCCGCTTCATGAAGCGAAAGAATATTGTTCTCCGACAACGCAAGAACCATTCAAAAGATTTATCAGGACAATCAATTGAATTGGCAGAAAGTGAGCCCATCTGTGATTTTCTATCAGCTGTCCCTGAGGAACCGCAAAGGGAGACTACCAGGGATTTACAAGTTGCTGTTTTACCAGGAAAGGAGTTAAATATGGATTTCCAATCAACTGAAGAACAGAAAAGAACTCGTAACAATCAAGTTGGAAATAAGGACATTAAAACTGAGACTTTAAAACCACGCAAATCTTACACTGCTGGATTTAAGTTGGAAGTAATCGCTTTTGCAGAGGAGAATGGAGGAAACATGGCAGCAGAAAAAAAGTTTGGTgtgagtaaaaaaaatatcagggGCTGGCGAAAACAGAAATTGGCCCTGCAACAAGCAAAAAAGTCAAAGAAATCCTTCAACGGACATGCAGTACAATGGCCAGACCTAGAGGACAAGCTAGAGAAATACATAATGGAGCAGAGAGCTGCTAAAAGACACTTAAATGGTGTCAAAATAAGACTGAAAGCAAGAGAGATGGCAAGGGAGATGGGGATCCACGATTTTGAGGGAACTGCTTCTTGGTGTTTTCGCTTCATGAAACGAAAGAATATTGTTCTCCGACAACTCAAAAACCATTCAAAGGATTTATCAGGACAATCAATTGAATTGGCAGAAAATGAGCCCATCTGTGATTTTCTATCAGCTGTCCCTGAGGAACCGCAAAGGGAGAATACCAGGGATTTGCAAGTTGCTGTTTTACCAGGAAAGGAGTTAAATAGGGATTTCCAATCAACTGAAGAACAGAAAAGAACTCGTAACAATCAAGTTGGAAATAAGGACATTAAAACTGAGACTTTAAAACCACGCAAATCTTACACTGCTGGATTTAAGTTGGAAGTAATAGCTTTTGCAGAGGAGAATGGAGGGAACATGGCAGCAGAAAAAAAGTTTGGTGtgagtgaaaaaaatattagggGCTGGCGAAAACAGAAATTGGCCCTGCAACAAGCAGAAAAGTCAAAGAAATCCTTCCGCGGACATGCAGCACAATGGCCAGACCTAGAGGACAAGCTAGAAAAATACATAATGGAGCAGAGAGCTGCTAAAAGACACTTAAATGGTGTCAAAATAAGACTGAAAGCAAGAGAGATGGCAAGGGAGATGGGGATCCACGATTTTGAGGGAACTGCCTCTTGGTGTTTCCGCTTCATGAAACGAAAAAATATTGTTCTCAGACATTGCAAGTTCACGTCGAAGGATCTGGAGGTCAGTCCATAG
- the LOC105347928 gene encoding peroxiredoxin-5, mitochondrial gives MRVSLISSYKTVTRCLFTRHFSVSVSAAMPIKAGDKLPAVDLFEKDPGGKVNSGELFGKGKHIIFAVPGAFTPGCSKTHLPGYVQQCDALKSKGVSSIACISVNDPFVMDAWGENQGANGKIRMLADTCGDFTKAVDMELDATAILGNKRSKRYSMVVQDGVVESVNVEPDGTGLTCSLAEKIQV, from the exons ATGCGAGTTTCCCTTATCTCGTCATATAAGACTGTTACACGTTGTTTATTTACTCGCCACTTCTCTGTCAGTGTTTCTGCAGCAATGCCGATCAag GCTGGTGACAAGCTTCCCGCTGTGGATTTGTTTGAGAAGGATCCAGGAGGAAAAGTGAACTCTGGTGAACTGTTTGGGAAGGGAAAGCATATAATTTTTGCTGTCCCTGGGGCTTTCACTCCTGGTTGCTCAAAA ACACATCTTCCAGGCTATGTTCAACAATGTGATGCCTTGAAATCTAAGGGAGTTAGCAGCATTGCCTGTATCTCTGTCAACGATCCCTTTGTCATGGATGCTTGGGGTGAGAACCAGGGAGCCAATGGAAAG atTAGAATGTTGGCAGATACATGTGGAGATTTCACAAAG GCAGTCGATATGGAGCTTGATGCAACTGCTATTCTTGGAAACAAGCGTTCAAAGAG ATATTCCATGGTAGTCCAGGATGGAGTGGTCGAGTCTGTGAATGTTGAACCAGATGGAACTGGTTTGACATGCAGCTTGGCCGAGAAAATCCAAGTTTAA